ACGTGCAGATCCTCGCGGCAGAAACGATAGCTAACTTGGGCAGAATCCGTAAAAGTAGAAAATTTTGCAGGAGATTTGGCGGAATACCTAAGTTGATCGACTTAATAGACATAAAAGAAAGGTACGTTATGCCAAAATTCTGGTAATCGTAGTGTTGAGTTTTTATACTTATCGAGTCACCATTTAACAGGTATTTGATCACAGCCCGCGAGGAGCTTGCACAGGATGAATTGCAGTATTTGGACATTGCCCGCGCGGGGGCCAAGGCTCTTTGGTCCATGTCTTCATCGCAAAGAAACCGAGAAGCTATGAGGAAGTATGGGATGGTCCCTCTCATAGCCAGGATACTAAAAACTATACACCTCGACGTAGCAGTGCCAGCTATCGGCTTGTTGCAAATGTGTGCAAACGAAACGTCTTTCCAGTTAGCTGTACAGACTGAGAAGATGGTAGATGATTTGATCACACATTTAGCAAATGAAGACAAAGATTTAAAggtatattttttcaaattcattataatattgttattgttacaaaCATTGAAAGCAAGTATAATTTAGGAGGTGATGAACTCAGATtcatttatgtaggtacttgatGTAAATGTAAACCAAAGTAACGGTAATTacgataatttattttataatttttagacTTATTGCAGTTTGGCAATCTACAAATGCGCGAGCGACCCCACCACGAGGAACATGATCCGAGACGCTGGGGGGCTTGAACTGCTGGTTGGCGCCGCTTCTGACACTACtaacagatcaaacaagccgcTCATGGCCGCAGTCACGGGGGCATTGTGGAAATGCGCAGACAGTGATGCCAGTATTAAGAGACTGGACAGTCTCGGCGCTGTGCCCATTCTTGTTAGACTTTTAGATGATGAAAACGACGGAGTCCTCACTAACGTTGCAGGAGCGCTCGCACAATGTGCCAAATATCCACCCAATCGTGATAAAATTCGAAGCGCAGGAGGAATTCCAATGCTGAGTAAGTTCAATGAACACTTACAAATATGCATTGTTAATTGAACGCACGAAtgattcattttttattttcagttcatcATTTAAACAATACACATAAACCTTTGTTAGAAAACGTGCCACTTGTATTAATGGAATGCGCAAAGGAGCCAAATTCAATGGGTCAAATAGACCAATTGGACGGTGTGCGATTGATATGGTCGTTACTCAAAAATGAATCGAAGAAAGTTCAAACTAACGCCGCTCTGGCATTGAGTCCCTGCGTTGCAAATGCAGCGGATTCCGGAGAAATGGTCCGCTCATTTGTGGGAGCGTTGGAACTGACTGTAGACTTGTTGGATTCCGATGATCATAATGTACTCGCAGCCGTGTGTGCTGCTATAGCCACGATAGCTCGAGACCATGAAAACTTGGCCGTCATTTCGGATCACGGTGTCGTCGCGAAACTAGCCAAACTCGGTAAGAACTTTGTAATCATAGAACGCGTAAACGTGAAGGTCACGCTACAAAATTTGAATCAGTTCTTCCTTGTTGTGTGAACCGGTTGTTGTATCTTTTGAATATTGTGTTATATAATTCACAGTGGGCACGACAGATGATCATCTCCGGGCGAATTTAGGTGTGGCTATAGCATATTGCTGTGACTGGGCGCAGAATCGTCAGGAGTTCGGCAAACGTGGTGCGATCACGCCTTTGGTGAACTACATGACGTCACGGGACCCGGCTGTACACCGAGCCACGGCGTTGGCTCTGTACCACCTGTCCTTCTACTCTATCAATTGTGTCACTATGCACGCTGTAAGTGGAAACAATAGATGCATTCTTATACCAAGCAGAAGTATTCTGACGTCAAATGAATTTGCGACATCTACGTCCTTTATAATCATGTCTACGTTATTAACAAAAGAACTCTTGACagaatgatttattttataaaatttacataCGAAACATTTAAAAACGTTCGTATTTTAATTAGATGTAGTCTTAGACCCGTGTTTTGCTCTATTGGCATATTATTGTTATTCAAGACACAGAAAAAAGGCCGCTTCAAGTCAACATCACATTGTATCTTCCATTGTTATGATACGACTTCCTTATACCTAGCAAAAAGTTCTTGCGTATACATATACCTACTATAAGAAGTGGATAAACAGCCAATATGATTCATTAATAATTATGAGTTAGCTTAGGGTAGTCAGTAGCAAAACTTGCCTTTTGAAATATACGTCGAGGGTTCGTTTCCCGCTTAGCACATCAAATGTGTgtgattaaaattattcaattgtTCGGTGACAATGTCATTGTTTGATAAGTATCAGTTATGTGTTCGCATGGTATGTAAATTGCGCTTtcacatacttaaataaattaaccgGGACCGTTCCGGGAGCGggattattttgtaatattccaGTTGTTacgagataaataataaaatgcgaATCCTGATATATAAAGCTAGTCTTttatggtaaaaaaaaatcgtatatTTCACCGtttacctggggggttaaaaagcccacatcgaaccaattcatctaaaaaagcaatattgcaatttgacatttgcgcatataaaagtaagtgcgcaatgcacacaaatgtcaaatagcaatacttattgcttttttagatgaattgctttgatgtggccttttaacccctcTGTAATTACGAATTACAATTAAGAATTACTAACAATGAGTACGTTTATAGATGACGTCAATAATCGTCATAACAATTTCCATTTTTAGAAAATTCTTGTTTTGAtgtttcttaaaataaaatgtaggtacGATCTATCTTACGTGGTGAGTATAAACATTTCTGGGATATGATATCGATTGATTGCTTTATTTATCTGCAGGCTGGAGTGGTCCAATTCCTGCTGGAGACCATCGGGTCCAAAGACCCGGTGTTGCAAGAAGCCTCAGCTGGATGCCTCTGTAACATCCGGAAACTGGCCCTTGCCACCGAAAAGATCAAATTGAAACAGTAGAGTTTATTTCGATTACTAAAGATACCTAAATCCGATGTTCTCACCGTGCAATAAATTGATCGATTTCAATTTgcaacctgttttttttttcaagtttatCTTGAAtaggcgaaggaaaacatcctgaggaaactcacattctaGACAAATGCGTTTTGAaggtatttgacctaacctgtattttcccttcgcggcttatgtaaaaaaccggacctgtcaaatcttcaggttaggtaaacggaccctgtaaaCACGGATTAACTCTAGATGATGATCTTGAATAGGTATTTTGTAATGTATCGTTGCGTTGCGTTGCGttgcggaggagctcggtggcgcagcggtaaacgcgctcggtctgcgattgttgaagttcacAAAGCAGcatctttcgcaaaggccggtcataggatgggtgaccacaaaaaaaaagttttcatctcgagctcttccgtgcttcggaaggtacgttaagccgttggtcccggttgcattagcagtcgttaataaccatcaatccgcactgggcccgcgtgatggtttaaggcccgatctccctatccattcatagggaaggcccgtgccccagcagtggggacgttaatgggctgatgatgaatgtatCGTTGCGTAATCGTAAAATTTGTAATACctaatgttaaaataacaacctGATTATGAAGACATAGTCTCATCTGAGACTGTAAGAATATTAATTTTGGCTTTTAAAATTACTCTTCGGCTTACATAATCTGCTAGACTTTGAGAAATTCGTCTAGACTACACCTAGGTGTTACGCGGTAGAGACTGGATACAAAAGTATGTTAATAGCTTGATTACATTGTAAGTCTAGTTAGCAATCAAACCAATACTAccgtaaaataatttgtttctaGTGAAGTAATATAAGTAAGATATAAAACTTGGTGAACGGATAAATACTTTGATAGGTGCTGTGGCATTGAACTGGTTGACAGCAATTTAACCTATCTCGTCCTGTCTGGCCATGATTGACAGCGTAATTACCATAAAAGCCTACTATTTTACGTTATGCACAACACACTACATAAACGGGAACGACAGCGATGAGTATTTTATCTGCTCAGGATAATCTTGTG
The nucleotide sequence above comes from Pectinophora gossypiella chromosome 6, ilPecGoss1.1, whole genome shotgun sequence. Encoded proteins:
- the LOC126367532 gene encoding armadillo repeat-containing protein gudu encodes the protein MGEVDNISTFSVDGGQDTVGLPRIVMVTEGSDTSASSPSSTSSSEDNWADLIKSTEIPPEYWHIQKLVKYMKAGNQTATMVALSCLKDHDLTIEVNQRAIQEIGGLELLVNLLETRDLCCILGGLAVLKDITPNIEIRKKVTDLGAIPLLVGLLSDPARDVQILAAETIANLGRIRKSRKFCRRFGGIPKLIDLIDIKERYLITAREELAQDELQYLDIARAGAKALWSMSSSQRNREAMRKYGMVPLIARILKTIHLDVAVPAIGLLQMCANETSFQLAVQTEKMVDDLITHLANEDKDLKTYCSLAIYKCASDPTTRNMIRDAGGLELLVGAASDTTNRSNKPLMAAVTGALWKCADSDASIKRLDSLGAVPILVRLLDDENDGVLTNVAGALAQCAKYPPNRDKIRSAGGIPMLIHHLNNTHKPLLENVPLVLMECAKEPNSMGQIDQLDGVRLIWSLLKNESKKVQTNAALALSPCVANAADSGEMVRSFVGALELTVDLLDSDDHNVLAAVCAAIATIARDHENLAVISDHGVVAKLAKLVGTTDDHLRANLGVAIAYCCDWAQNRQEFGKRGAITPLVNYMTSRDPAVHRATALALYHLSFYSINCVTMHAAGVVQFLLETIGSKDPVLQEASAGCLCNIRKLALATEKIKLKQ